Within the Prevotella scopos JCM 17725 genome, the region CTTTCTTCATGCGCAGCATATCGGTTACTGACATTGCTCTATTCATCACATTTAGCTTTATGGTTTGAATTTCGTTTGGTACTCAAACACTGTTTTACCACTGTTTGAGCTCCCTTCCCTTCGGAGGGGCTGGGAGAGGCTTTAGCCATTAACTTCACTCTATGAATACTCTTCTTCACACGTCTTAGGTCAAACTCGTATTCTTCAGAATCTCTCACCACTTCTGATATGCGTGCTTTGTCCGTCACGCCATTTGCCATGCAAACCGCATAGACATCGTGAGCACCAGTCCTCTCCAGCTCAAAGAACTTGCGACCGATACGTGAGTGTATCTCGTTATATCCACACTTGTTGTAACGCAGTCCCATCGTCATACGACGCTTGATATAGCTTGTTGAGAAGAAGACGATACCACACTTATCCTCTAATCTGTTATACAAGTCGATGAAGTAATGAAATACACGCTCTGGTAATTTGTCCGCCTCGTCAAAAAGAAGCAGCGGTGCTTTCATCTGAATGAGGTCATCAATGATGCGATCGAGTAGCTCTCTGATGCTGTAACCTTCTGTCTTCTGACCGATACGCCGTGCTATCTCACGAATGAAATCGCTCTTCTTCATATCCTCGGAGCAGAGAATATAAAACACCTCGCCATGCTCACTTGCATATAGCTTGGCTGTGGTAGTCTTTCCGCAGCCTGCTTCACCAACTACCCACGTAACATTCTTGACTGTCTGGGCATCGTTCATAGCGAATACCATTTCCTGATAGGCTTTCGTTTCCACAACCTGCCAGTCTGTACCTGCACTTGTGCCAAGCTGCGATGCAAGGTTGCGCCACATATCGTCACTGATGTTTTCCCACTTGCCCTGCAGAATGCTGCTCACAGTTGCGCTACTTGTTCCTGTGAGGCTCTGTGCAGCCTTGTTCTGACTTGGATACTTGCTGACATATTGTTTCAAGCTCTCCTGTATCTGTCCTTTTTCGTTCTTTGTTAGTTTCATATTATTGTTGTCTTTTATTTATTGTTCCTGCCAGTGAGGCATTGCCTCGCTGCTTATAATTACCTTATCACTTTCAGTGCATAAGTGACCCACTTTTGATGCGTAAGTGAATGACTTATCATTGGTTTATTTTGTCCTTGCCAGTGAGGCATTGCCTCGCTGCTTATAATTTCCCAGCTACCGAAGCCATATCAACCACAGCCGTCTCAACATTCGCCCAGTCTTCAAGGCTTACTTGCTTCGTCTTTCGTCCTATCTTATACTCTTCTGGCGACTTGCTATAGATGCCTGTACGACGTTCTATCTGTCTGCGCTCGGCTGCTGTCATTCCCTTAGGCTTTGGACTACGTAATCCGTGCTGCTCTGGCATTACGCCGTGAGCCTTTTCAATCTCACGTCCTGCAACGGTACGCTCAATGCGGTCAGTGGTATTCGCAGCCTGTTCCTGTCTGATGAATGCAGCCTCGCCTTCTGTCTGCTCTTGTATCGCACGATGTATCACAACGTAAGGCTCTGCTACTCGTTCAAATCGCAGACTGCCGTCAGCCTCTTTCTTATAGAGGCGAATGCTTCCGAAGTCGTAAGGATCATACTTAACAACGAACCGCTCGTAAGTGTGCTGCCTGCGCCACTCGTGGTCTGGCATACCAGGTTCGCTCATCACTTCGTATTGTCGCTTCTCTTTCTTAATAGTAACATTGATACCTTGATCGGTGAAGGTACTCATACGCTTAGCCGTTACCCAGAACATATCCACCATATCGTGTGCCGTAACCTGCTGCGTTTCCTCATTCACGCTGCTGTCGTAGGCTTCCTGACGACTCTTGCCGTATGCAGGGTGCGCCATTTCGTTCCACTCCTTAGTAGCCTTTGCGTAAGCATCTTTCAGTTCCTCAAGCGTATAGAGTGAGTCCTTGTTTTCCTCAATAAATTCAAGGTTCGGACGGCTCGACATCTTCTTTGCCGTAATGTTCTGACCTGTGAAACGCCAATCCTTATGCAGCACTTGTTGTTGGAACCGACCGAACACCGCCTCAATGGTCTTTGATTCGCCGTTATAAGGTTGCGTGGTCCTATGCACGTGGCAAAGCTTCTTAAACAGTCCGTCGGCATCAAGTTTTTTATGTCCGCCTTGGTTGTCGTGAACAATCTCGTAAGGCTTGTGCTTGCTGGTCTGAATTGCCATACGGTAAGCGAGATATTGCGCCTCGTAATCCTCACTATCGCTAATGTGCCAGCCAAGCATCACCTCACTCATCGCATCAATGACGACATAGACCTGCGTGGTGCGTACCTTACCAGTATCATCCTTATAATATAGGTTCAGCTTCGTGCCGTCACCATACCACAGCGCATCACGCTTCGTTGGCAATGCCGTACGGTGCTTACGTCCGAACTTCTGTCGTGCTGCCTGCTCACCATGCACAGCATCGTACCATAGTTGCATTATCGCAGCACTGTTCAGCCAACGTTTCATACCGCTAAGGCTTTTCAGTGGCTTCCAGCCGTTTGCTTCCGCCTGGCGGTTTGCCTCTTCAAAGAGCTGCGCATCGGTGTAGACAGGAACCCTGCAACGTTTCAGTGCGATGAGTAGCTGTCCGAACTCGTCTGTTATCTTCTGTGTGTTCTTATTTCCGACCTTACCGCTGATAAGGCTCTTGTAGCCATCTGCCTTGAAAGCCTTAATCTTTGCTTTCAGTCGTGCTTCATTCTGTGGAAGGGTGTGCTGATACTCTTTGCGCATAGTTTCAGAACTCTGATAGATTACCTCCCAAGCTCCTGCAGTGCTGCCGTTCAAACTCTGACGAATAGCTCTACGCTGTGCCATCATCTTCAACAGCTCTTTCAGAACACTCGCATTAATGGTGTACTCTTCAATGAGCTTCTCTGTAAGATGTTCCTGCTTGCCGTTCTTCTCGTAAGTGAAGTTTTCAAAGAACTCACGTGCCTCACTGTCCAGCTTGATGCGGTCACGCATCATCGCTTCCTTCATTCGCTGCTCTGGATCACCGTATCGTTCCATATACCGAGCCTTGTATTTCTGAGGAATGGAACTCCATGCGTAGAGTGCCTGACCGCCCTCGCCACCTCCACGGTGTACGCTGACAATATTTCCACGGCTCATGTTCTGACGTAATGTAGCAGCTTTAATAACTGCATCACTACCTCCAGTCAGTTCCGCGTAGGTTACGCACAATATCTTGTTGAAGTATTCCATCCCAAATATAGTTATAAGCTCATAGCCATCAATTCAACCTCACTCTGCAACTCCATGAAGGCAGGTATGTTCATATCTTGCTCTCGACGTGTCACAACTCCGTCAACAAAGACACTCACGCTGCCATCCTTACGGTCGAAAACCAACTTCACTCGCTCACCGAAGGTCTGTGTCATTGTCTGTTCTGCTTCCTCGTGAGTAGTTTCAACCTCTGCCTGCTTCCAATTAGGAGTTCCGTTCAGCTGTGTCAGTGCAGTGAAGCGAATCTTCCTTGCAAGCTCGCTATCACTTTTGAAATTCAGAGCCTTCCATACCATTACTGTGGTGCAGTTAAAGACTTCACACAAGTGAGCTTTACCTTTCTTACTTACATAGATTTGTTTTTCCATAATTCCTTTCTTATAATGTTAATCTTGTAGGCGGTGGGGAATCGAACCCCAGTCGCTCCGATGCTTTTAATTCCGTGTCCGCTACCATTTCGGACGTAGCCGCCTTTTTGTTATAGTTATCTTACCTTCTCTTCATATACTCTTTCCTCGGTCTCGTTACAAATGATAGCTACTGTTCCACCTTTATAGTCCTCAAAGTAGCTGTGATTTGTACCATTATTGCTTTGAATCCAGTTCAAGCAATATTCATAACTTGACTTAAAGCCCATATTGTTGCTACTCATTTCATCATCAAAATACACATCGTAAGTTTTCATACTTTTATATTTTTAATAAAACATTCTTCTATCACGCCCCTTTTTTGTATCTTTGGACGCTGTTAATAAACTTAACACGCTGCAAAGATAGTGATAATTTTCAACCATCCAAACTTTTTGGGTGATAATTTTCATTTTATGTGTAAAATTTTATCAAGAATAGAGGAATTATCCAAGCATGAGGGGATAACTATCGGTGCTTTGGAGAAAAAAATAGGTGCCAGTAAAGGTGTCTTATCACGTGCTATAGCTAAGGGTACAGACATACAAGCTAAATGGATAGAATCTCTTGTTGAAAATTATCCCCAATACTCTGCGGAATGGCTCTTAACAGGCAAGGGAGGCATGCTCAAAACAGCATTGCAGGAAGTAATGGTAGTAGAACCAGTCCGCTCAGAATCCCCTAATAAAGGCGCACCTTACTATGATGTGGATTTCCTCGGAGGCTTCGACTTCACATTTAACGATCAGACTATCAACCCTGAATACAACATTGACTTCAAACCGTTCAATAAGCAGGGAGTTAGCTGGGTGAATATCACAGGGCATTCTATGGAGCCCAGGATTAATCACGGAGATATCATTGCAATTAAGGAATGTAGACTTGAGGACGTGCAATATGGCGAGATATATGCTGTCGTACTTGACACCATACGTACCGTTAAGATACTTCGTAAATCCAATAATCCAGATAGGATGCGCTATGTACCTATCAACGAGGATAACTACGACGAGCAGGAATACGACAATTCACGTATCCTCCGTATCTTCGAGGTGCTTGGTAACGTAAGTAGATTCATTTAAAAAATAATATATGATTGACCCAGAGAAGACCGAACTTGATGAGTTCTTGAAAGAATATACCAGAGCACGACGTAATGCAGTGTTCTTTATTGAGAACTATTGGAACAAGCTACATCCTGATAATCCCATCATACTCACAGATGATGAGAAGCAACAGCTTTATAAAAGATTTAGAATGGCTCCGTTAGTTCATGATATTGTAGCCTATACAAAACGCCTTGAAGAGCTGCGAGCAAAGGGCTACAAAGATTGGGAGATTGACGCATAACTATATTCAACTATAATACGTCTAATAACTTAAGTTTATATTATATGAAAGAGAAAAAGAAATGGAGTGAGAGGACTCCACAAGAAAAGAAAAAGGCAAGGCTTAATCTTACTATATTAGCGGTTATTGGCTTAATCGTAGTATCAGTATTGGTTGCAGGTGCATTTAGCGACTCGCCAGAACCACAAGAGAAGAAAGAACCTGTAGCTGTTGTTCACAATGATGTATTAGATGCTTCAGTACGCCAGGTAAAACAGTTCTTAAAAAAGAATCTGAACGATCCTGAAAGCTATGATGGTGTTGAATGGAGTCCAGTATCACAGAACCCACACACCAAATGGTTCATAGTACGTCATAAGTACCGTGCAAAGAATCAATATGGTGCAACACAAATCTACAACCAAATCTTTACACTTGACAGCTTGGGCACAGTTATAAGCATTTCTGATGTTGAGTAAAATACTTAAGCTATAGTATGTCTAATACTTTCGATAGTTTAAGTAGGTTTATATAATCCTAAATATTTTTATTAACTAAACTCTATTAACAATGAAAGAAGAAGAAGAAAAGACGAAAGAGCAGTGGGTTACAACAAAAAGAAGAGAGGTAAGAATGACAAATTCCGACAAAACCCTTACAAAGCATACTCACTAAGGCTACGAAGGCTGCAATAACTATTGTGGCCTTCAATATTTTCATTATTTTAAGTATTGTTTTTGTACGCTCCTCCAATTGTTTGTCATTCACGCGAATAGCATAAGCAGCATCTTCTATACTATCATAAATGATATTAAGGAGATGTTCTTTATTAGCAATAGCCTTATTGTTCTTATGTTTCCTATATAGATAAGTCATATTCTTTTCAACAAGAAGGTTCTCTGGACTATTACCTGCGTCCCTATACGAATGAACCCATATTGCATCCACAAAAAGAATATAAAGTGCTGAACCTAAACCGAGACATAAGATTACTGATGGAATAAGTAAATAAATAGAGTTTGTAGACAAGACGAATGCAATTAGTCCAGAAAAGGCTGTAATAAGTAGTCCAAACAAAGTATATACTCGGTCTGTAGATTTACGTAATTGTTCCAGCGTACTATTCACAAGTAAATCTGCGCGTGATAAGACAAAACGTGCATTCTCCTCATCAAGTTTATCTCGTAACTCGTCTGACACCTTATAATCATCATTCATAATTTACCTCCTTATGCGCCACGCACACACTTTTTAATGATTTTACACCACAAATATAAGCAAAATCCCCAATAAATCAGGCATTTCAGGAAGTTTTTAATTTTATCTCATTGTACTATACCCCTCCTTATACGGAATAAATGGGGGGGGTAAATGATTAAAAATAGGGTCTATCCGCTTTTTTTCGTCTTTATTAGGGGGGTGAATGTGGTCAAAAACATAAAAAAAGTGTCACCCCTAATGTCACCCCTCTTTACACATTTCGTTTTACACTGTCACTCCAATCGTCACCCCTAATGTCACTCCAAAGCCATTTTTTACCTTAAAAACACACCTTTACAACCCAATAAAATAAAGAAAACGGCTTTCAACCGTTCAGAAACGTATTGAAAGCCGTTCAACTATCGTTCAATCAGCGTTTTAGCTGTTCAAACACACCCTTATTTTGTCACTTTTGAACGTATAAGCTCACCAGCCCTGATACAAGCCTTTTTGTTCAGAACAACCCCTCCCTTGCTCAATCCTACACGCTCCAGCGAACTTTGCTTAATACCTATCTCCTCAGCTGTAAGAACGCTGTAAATCGCAGGAATCGAACCAAAGTAATAATTCTTCCTCCCTTTTATCAATTGTACGTGTATTACCTTTGTCATAGTTATCTCTTTTTACTTGCAAATATACAAAATAGTTACTATATACGATATTTTAAGTATATAGTATTTTACTAAATGCGTAAAATAAAAGGTAAGCTGTAAATAGCCTACCTCATCAATGTATACATAAAACAACCCTGTCACAACTATTCCCTTCGCCTTTGTCGCCGTCAATACTCCTTACACTATTAAGTACCCACACTCAGGCTTAAAACGTCCCAAATCGTCCCATTTACCCTCCTATGTAACATTATTCTCTCAAACACCGTTCAAACACTCGTCGAATGTAACGCAAATGTAACACGCTTGTAACATTTCGTTTTGCGCCCCATTTATCCTCTAATATCCCGCAACTCTCTGATAAACAAACAATCTAATCACGTCCCCCCAAACATCGTATTTACACATTTCGTTTTACCCCCCTTAAGTGGTGCGGGTGCTTAGCACATGTGGTGCTGGTGCTTAACACTTATGGTGCGGATAGTATGCACCAAATCAGCGAAGGGTTAAGACCATTGCTGTATATGGAAGGGTAGGGATAAAATGTGAGTTAAGTGTATTAAAACTAAGGTCAGTTTGGAGTTTTGTTTTGTACGAGGCAATACTTCTTGACAATATTTTAGGCTCTATGACGAATTACTCACTTGATTCATTATCGAGCCAAAATGTTTCATGATTTTCCTTGTTATATTTTGTCTTTTTCATTATTATTGATATCTTTGTATTTGACAAATATGTGGAGTTGTAATCAATTCTTAAATGATGTATATAATGAATTTCTTAAAATAACTAAATAGTAAATCTAATTTATTAATATCGCCTATGAGAAAATTTATCACTCTTCTGTTTTTAGCTGTCATGATGACAGTTACAGCGCAAGATTTCAACTCTTATTTTACAGATGCAACACTCCGTCTAGATTATATCTTTGCTGGTAATGCAAAACATCAGACTATTGCCGTAGATGAGTTATGTCATATTCCGCGGTGGTATGGTAAACATGAACGATTGGCTGACGTACCTGTAGAGGGTAACGGTCAGGTTATTGTTTGTGACCATCGTACACAAAAGGTTATCTATCGTAATTCGTTTTCTACTCTTTTTCAAGAATGGTTGACCTACGACGAAGCAAAGAAACCATCACAAAAGTCTTTTGAGAATGTGTTTTTGGTACCATTTCCGAAAGATTCCGTTGATATCACGGTCGAACTGAGAAATAACCGACGTGAAGTGACAGTATCTATGACACATCTTGTAGATCCACGAGACATTCTCATTCGTCGTATAGGTGAACATGCGGTGACGCCATACGAAACTTTACAAAAGGCTGCTGATACGACACGTTGTATTCATATTGCTTTTATAGCCGAAGGTTACACTGACACCGAGATGCCTACTTTTATAAAAGATTGTCAGACAGCTAGTGAAGCTCTTTTTGCTCATGACCCATTTAAGTCATTGTGTCAACGTTTTAATGTTATTGCAGTTAAGTCACCATCTGCTCAAAGTGGAACTTCTGAACCTTCAAAAGGAATTTGGAAAAATACGGCTCTGCATTCCCATTTTGACACTTTCTATAGTGACCGATATCTCACCACGTTGCATCTAAAGAAACTTCATGACTGGTTAGCTGGTACACCTTACGAGCATATCATCGTACTTGTAAACACTGAAAAATATGGTGGAGGTGGTATCTTAAACTCATATAATCTTTCAATGGTACGTAATCCTTACTTTAAACCAGTAGTTGTACATGAGTTTGGTCATTCTTTTGCTGGTCTTGGTGATGAATATGCTTATGATAAAGAGCAAATTAATATGTATCCTACAGATGTAGAACCATGGGAGTCTAATTTAACAACTTTGGTTGATTTCCATGGAAAGTGGGAGAATCTTATTAACAAGAAGACTCCTGTTCCTACTCCTCAACCAGCAGATCTTGATAAGCCTAATGCTCGTCATGATAAATGGAGAGTTGGCGCATATGAACCTGCAGGCTATTCACAGCATGGTGTTTATCGTGCTTTCCCTGATTGTCGTATGCGTACGAATATGCATCCAGAGTTCTGTCCTGCTTGTAATTTAGGTTTAACAAAACTGATAAAATTCTATACAGGGGAATAAGATAGGTTAGAATTCCTAACTTAAAATGCACTTCCGTGGAAGTAATAAACGGCATATACATCAATAGCGATTATGCTATGGTGTATAAGCCGTTTTCTATATGCGTTGGACAAATTTAACTTACAATCTAATACAATCTACGATAAATAAATGCCTCAAGTGTATAACAAGGTTGTTTGTTAATCTTGCAAAAGATTTATGCACTGTAAGTTGCATTGATGGATCCTTCATTTATTTTTCATGTCAAAAGAATAGTCATCCAAATCGGCAATTTGACGTTCATCTTCTTGGTAGATGTTGTCCATATCAAATTCATGTTCTTTGTGCATCTTAGGTTTACGTTTCATAGTTATGTCCTCCATAGAGTAGCCCTGCCGCAGAGCATACCTTTTTACTTTGTAATTGTGGTTGCGGCGTCCCCTTTTTGTCTTGCCTACAAATATACAGAATAAAACTGATATAGCTTGTCAATAAAGAAGAAAGTCTTTCAGGAAGACCGGGTTGATGGATAATAACGACTTATCCTTTGAACTTGGAACTTCGAATTTGGGGAATTGAAATAAGAGCAAAAAGAAAATTGATATGTCAATCATGCGCTCTCTTCGCTCTATGTATTAAATAGAACGTATTACTCATACTTAGATCCTGAAGATGCCAAAAAATATCACAATATCTCTCCATTGTACCAAGTTTCAACAAGCTATAAAAGATAAAATTTAATCTTTTTTGGCCTATATGACAAAAATGTGCTTAAAATCCTTGTAACTATCTAATAATCATTATCTTTGTTTTATTTATATTTTTATGGCAAAAAATCTGCTTTTATTGTGGCTCAAAATTGACTATAAAACGTGGTCATCTTAATGGTAGTCAACGTTGGTATTGTAAGTGCTGTAAGAGGAGCTTTGTTGGACATAATCGCCTTACCAATACCATTGTCAATAATCGTTATTCCAAGGGTAATCTAACAGTCAAAGATCTATCAGAGGAGTACGGAGTTTCAACCAGGACAATTTATAGAAAACTCACCAAATCTTATAAAGAAGAACTTCCCAACCTTCTTGTTCGCCCTGTAGTGGTTTTAATGGATGCCACCTATTGGGGACGTAATTTTGGTGTCGTTATCATGAAGGATTCATTGTCTGGTGATGTACTTTGGTTTAAGTTTATCAATAGGCATGAACGTCTTGAAGACTATAAGGAGGGCATAAGCTACTTGGAGTCACTTGGGTATACCATTCAAGGGCTTGTATGCGATGGTTTTAAGGGACTTAGGCAAGCTTTTCCCAATTATAAATTCCAATTATGCCAGTTCCATCAAGTAATGACTATAAAGACAAAACTAACTTCAAGACCCAAGCTTGAGGCTTCAAAAGAACTGCTTGAATTATCCAAGATGTTATGTCATACGGACAAGGAGTCCTTTATTGGGGCTTTAAAGGAATGGTACACCAAGTGGGAGGATTTTCTTAAGGAACGGACAACAACAGAAGATGGAAAATCACATTATACTCATAAAGCTCTACGTAGTGCTTTTTTGAGCCTTAAAAGGAATATGTCGTCATTGTGGACATACTATGATTACCCTGAATTGAAGATGCCAAATACAAACAATGCCATTGAATCACTCAATGCAGATTTAAAGACAAAATTGAACCTACACAAGGGGATCAGTATGGAAAGAAGAAAGATCTTCATCCAAGACTTTATAAAGTCCCATTCTCCTAAGAAATAAAAGGGGAATGGGAGATTTTAAGCACATTTTTGTCACATAAGAGAAAACGACGCTAAAATAAGCACACTTTTGTCACATAAGCCTCTTTTTTATATACGTAAGAAAAGCAAACTCCGTTATTGAGACTCAAGGCGAATTGAGCTTATATACTTTATATACAAGTCTCAAAAATATTACGAAGGATGGTACATCTAGCTTCCTTTTATGTTTAAACTCTATAAATTGAAAAGGAATGAATCGAAGGTCTTAACGTAAACTTATTTTTAGATTAGGTCTTCATAAGCTTGATTCATTTCATTCATTAGATTTTCAAAGTTGTCAGAATTTAATGCCACCTTTCTGAACATCATCTCCAAATTCTCATCTTCAAAGATGACTGGGTCTTCATGTAGAAGTGCCATCATTCCGGCAATCATCAAACGGTAGACGGTTGCTTGATGTAAACTATTTATCTCGGTCTTTGCTTGTGTTATTCCCAAAGCATAGGCTTGCATCTGTACACGTACAACAGAACGGATGGCTAGAGAGACAGGGACACTATTCTCATGCGATAAAGCCGGGCAGTTCGCAAGATAATCTTCAACCGATTGTAAGTGACCTTCTAACAGAGCATATACCTGTTTTTGATATTCAGCAGTAACGAGGTCATATAATCCTTTACTACGACATGCATAGCGCAGTAATAATTTTGTTGACGTAGATTCCGAGAAATGACGTCGTTTCATATCTTTCGTAACTTCCTCTAGGTCTGTATAATTCAGTCGGATAAGTACAGGAAAGAGTACAGACACGAAGTGGCCTGGAAGGTTATCGAAGTTGTCAACCAATAATTGTTTATATTCCCTTGGTTCTATTTGTCTTTTCCCAGGATATATTGCGTCTGCCAATCCAGAGAAAAAAGCATGAAAGTAGCCTCTAACCATTGCAGAGGCTACTCTTGATCGATTTATGTCTGTTACTCTCATATAAATTATTTTCTACTATCTATGTCCACCGAATCTACTATTGTTTATAGGCAAATCAGAATGCGTTGAACCATATGAAGGTTGACTAGAATTCATAGGCGTGCTTGGTACCGATGAGCGTGAAGCATTTCCAAATGAAGATCTATTGTCGCTCCTTGAAGGTTGTGGGGCTGGAGCAGAATATTGCTGCTGTTGAGGTTGGTAAGTCTGTCCTTCTGGCTGTCTTCTTACTCCTCCAAATTGCTGACCATAAGATCTACTAGGTGCAGTGTTTGTATTCTCCCTTCTTGCATTGCCAAAGCTGCTATAGCCGTTGTTCTGCTGGGGACTATTCCATGAACCACCATTTTGATAAACTTCTTGAGGTGTTCTTGTACGTTCAGTTACAACTGGTGGGTTACGACGTGCACCGAATCTACCTGCGTAATAGCTCTCATTATATCTGTTTCGACCACCACGATAGGTATAGTATTCTGCTGGACGTGAACGATAATAATAATTACGGTCAGCATAACGATTGTAAACCCGATATGCATAATTGTTATTGTACCAGTAAACTGGGCGGTAGAAATAATCTTCACCTATATAATAATTATATTGGCGTGCATTCAAAACATAGAATAAGTCACTATTTCTGCGTGTCCAATAGTTTCCGTAGAGTGAGCGTTCGCCCTGCATGTTAAGGAGATAATCTAGATTAATCTCATAAACAGCTTGATATTGTGCATCGCTTAGTCCCAGTTCATAGGCCATCTTATCTGATAAGAAGAGTGCTTGACGTCGTGCCTCTTCATAGCCTATTCTGCCGTATGTGCTACTATATCCAGCGTTATAACCATCATCATATACTGAAATAGGACCACCATATCCACCACCTGCTGAGAGGTATGTACCACATGAAGAAAGTGAAAAGCTTAGGCAACCCAATGCGAATGTATATATAATCTTCTTTTTCATATCCGTAACCTTTTAAAATGACTACTTATGTTATATCTCTATTGCAAAAGTAGTCTTTTGGTTTCAAATATTCAATAGGTAAATTCCTATTCTCAAAGGGAATGTTCCTATAATTTATTCCACTTCCTCTACAATAGTGTTAGGTACTTCTTTAGATTTCAACATTTCATCAAGACTTTTGAATGTATAGGCAGCTTTGTCTTTAACAAAAGTCTTGGTAAAACGGTCACGCAAGCTCATAAGCTTCTGTACAGCCTCTTGATAAGTTTCTGCCGTGATCCGATCTGCCATGGCTTGTGCATTGACTGGTGTGAAATCAAAGTATTGTACGAGGTACTGCTGGAACTGGCGACGCTGGTTCTGTGTCATTTCCTGTAGCTGTAGATTCATCTTATCCTTTGTTCGGTGAATGATGAAGATGAGCTCATCTGGCTCGCCACCACGTTGACCATGATCATACTTCTTCTCATATTCAAAATGACAATCACAGAAGCCTTTCTCTGCAAGTTCTTTTAATTCTTGCATAGCAGGGTCGAGTACGCGTCGACAGAAATCAGAAAACTTCTTATAGTTATTTTCCAATCGAAGCATTTTTCGAAACTCGAAAGTTTTAATAACAGTTCGACCTTTATCTACCCATGACTCAATAAACATATAAATACGTTGTGTGTAGCGGTTCTTACATGCAAAGACTATCTGTTTGCCCAAACGATGATAGCCAAAGTCCAAAGAGACAAGACGCTCAGCAACACTATGATCAAGCTTCAGAATTGCATATTTGTTATAAGAGCGATCTTCTGGTATATAAACATCACAGAGGTTGGTTGCCTTTGTATATTTTCTTCCTTCTGCTGTTTTATAAGGAATTTCTACTGGAATGGAGGCAAGCATTTTCAGTGAGTTGCGCAATTGTGGATAGT harbors:
- a CDS encoding replication initiation protein, whose protein sequence is MTTEKKSNKKVTRKRGAKAQKAPLKSRTISNDLIPIEEETWLLQPIAVTMMRHDYSLIQVRILVSIVESLQSILHGILNNKRGFQLDLFHTDELDEDGRMPIKLPFKELGVDPNHYPQLRNSLKMLASIPVEIPYKTAEGRKYTKATNLCDVYIPEDRSYNKYAILKLDHSVAERLVSLDFGYHRLGKQIVFACKNRYTQRIYMFIESWVDKGRTVIKTFEFRKMLRLENNYKKFSDFCRRVLDPAMQELKELAEKGFCDCHFEYEKKYDHGQRGGEPDELIFIIHRTKDKMNLQLQEMTQNQRRQFQQYLVQYFDFTPVNAQAMADRITAETYQEAVQKLMSLRDRFTKTFVKDKAAYTFKSLDEMLKSKEVPNTIVEEVE